TGGAAATAAAAATTACCTATGAGCTGAATGAGCGATCATGTTGTAGAAAGAAAAAACCCCGGGGAGAATAAATTTTCATGTCCGGGGTGTGTGTAAAATCATGTATGTTTCTTATTATGAATAATTAAAAGCGAAATAAATCACTTGATAAGTAGCGTTCACCTGTGTCAGCTGTCATACATACAACAACTTGGTCAGCTGGTAATCTTTTCGCAACTTCAATTGCAGCAAAAACTGCTGCACCAGAGGATGGGCCAACAAGGATGCCTTCCTCACTCGCTAGTTTCCGAGTTATTTCGTAAGCATCCTCATCATGTACTTGTATAATTTCGTTAAAAATGGATGTGTTTAATATAGGTGGGATAAAGCCTGGACTCGTTCCTACGAGCTTGTGTCGACCAGGTTCTCCACCGGATAATACGGGAGATCCTTTCGGTTCTACGACGTGAACGCTCAATTGTGGGAATGACTTTTTGAGCTCCTCACCTGTCCCAGTAATTGTTCCACCGGTTCCAGCTGTAGCGACAAAAGCAGATAAAGGTTTTCCAATCTCCTTCATTGCTTCAATAATTTCAACTGCTGTTGTTCCTCTGTGGGCGTCTGGGTTCGAATGGTTTTCAAACTGCATCGGAATAAAGCTGTTTGGAATTTGTTTTGCTAGTTCATGCGCCTTTTTTATAGCACCTGGCATCTTCTCATCTCCAGGTGTTAAAACGACTTCAGCACCGTAGGCTTTCAGTAAGTTTATCCGTTCTTTCGTACTGGTATCAGGCATGACGAGTATGGCTTTGTATCCTCGTGCAGCGGCATTCATTGCTAACCCAATGCCTGTATTTCCGCTCGTCGGTTCAATAATTGTGGAGCCTTTTGTTAACTTTCCTTCTTTTTCGGCTTCTATTATCATGTTATACGCTGCGCGGTCTTTCACACTGCGACTAGGATTAAAATATTCCAATTTAACATA
The Bacillus kexueae DNA segment above includes these coding regions:
- the cysK gene encoding cysteine synthase A — its product is MRVVDNIADLIGQTPLVKINRLAPKDGADIYVKLEYFNPSRSVKDRAAYNMIIEAEKEGKLTKGSTIIEPTSGNTGIGLAMNAAARGYKAILVMPDTSTKERINLLKAYGAEVVLTPGDEKMPGAIKKAHELAKQIPNSFIPMQFENHSNPDAHRGTTAVEIIEAMKEIGKPLSAFVATAGTGGTITGTGEELKKSFPQLSVHVVEPKGSPVLSGGEPGRHKLVGTSPGFIPPILNTSIFNEIIQVHDEDAYEITRKLASEEGILVGPSSGAAVFAAIEVAKRLPADQVVVCMTADTGERYLSSDLFRF